A genomic window from Aestuariirhabdus litorea includes:
- a CDS encoding FAD:protein FMN transferase: MLFAQLAIAGCSFEEAPEVRAFDGHTMGTTYQVKYVADQPVQASELQAAAEQALDDVNRRMSTYREDSDLMRFNRLPAGGQAVVSADLVELVQISHYLSRISSGAYDVTVGPLVNLWGFGPDKRPTKEPSESEIEQARARIGYQYLEVGSDGVTLTKQRELFVDLSSIAKGYGVDRVAAEIEALGIQNYLVEVGGEVRMKGTKPGKVSWRIGVEKPSMGEREATLVISADNKGIATSGDYRNYFEVDGKRYSHTIDPRSGYPIDHKLVSVTVVDDSTALADGLATMFMALGPIEGMEVALREKISALFIEKAGDEFRYTSTPGFQPYVLSKPE, encoded by the coding sequence GTGCTCTTCGCACAGCTGGCTATCGCGGGCTGCTCATTTGAGGAGGCCCCTGAGGTACGTGCCTTCGATGGCCATACCATGGGGACCACCTACCAGGTTAAATACGTTGCCGATCAGCCTGTCCAGGCGAGCGAGCTGCAGGCGGCGGCTGAACAAGCGCTGGACGATGTCAACCGGCGTATGTCGACCTACCGAGAGGACTCCGATCTGATGCGGTTTAACCGCCTGCCTGCTGGCGGCCAGGCCGTCGTCTCTGCGGACCTCGTCGAGCTGGTCCAGATCAGCCATTACCTGTCACGCATCAGCTCGGGTGCTTACGACGTCACCGTCGGGCCCCTGGTGAACCTCTGGGGGTTTGGCCCCGATAAGCGACCAACCAAAGAGCCCAGCGAGAGCGAGATCGAGCAGGCTAGGGCACGCATAGGCTACCAGTACCTGGAAGTGGGCAGTGACGGTGTTACCCTGACCAAACAGCGCGAGCTGTTCGTTGATCTCTCCTCCATAGCCAAAGGGTATGGGGTTGATCGGGTAGCGGCCGAGATCGAGGCCCTGGGTATCCAGAACTACCTGGTCGAGGTAGGAGGGGAGGTGCGCATGAAAGGGACCAAGCCCGGTAAGGTCAGCTGGCGCATCGGCGTGGAAAAGCCCTCGATGGGCGAGCGTGAGGCGACCCTTGTGATCAGCGCCGATAACAAGGGGATAGCGACCTCAGGGGACTACCGCAACTACTTCGAAGTGGACGGTAAGCGCTATTCGCATACCATCGACCCCCGCAGTGGCTACCCCATCGACCACAAGCTGGTCTCCGTCACCGTCGTGGATGACTCAACAGCGCTGGCCGACGGTTTGGCAACTATGTTCATGGCGCTGGGTCCAATAGAGGGTATGGAGGTCGCACTCAGGGAAAAGATCTCTGCACTCTTTATCGAGAAAGCGGGCGACGAGTTTCGCTATACCAGCACACCGGGCTTTCAGCCGTATGTGCTGAGTAAACCCGAATGA
- the nqrM gene encoding (Na+)-NQR maturation NqrM — MMIFVLTFVALLVIVTAMALGVIFANKPIKGSCGGLGAVGIESTCEICGGDPNKCEEEQVSSESAGSEDKGKFYDAAK; from the coding sequence ATGATGATTTTTGTACTTACGTTTGTCGCCTTACTGGTCATAGTAACGGCCATGGCGCTGGGAGTAATCTTCGCCAACAAACCGATCAAAGGCTCTTGTGGAGGCCTGGGGGCGGTCGGAATCGAATCCACCTGCGAGATCTGTGGTGGTGACCCCAATAAATGTGAAGAGGAGCAGGTGAGCTCCGAATCTGCTGGCAGCGAAGATAAAGGCAAATTCTACGACGCAGCAAAATAA
- the sthA gene encoding Si-specific NAD(P)(+) transhydrogenase: MGVKNYDVVVLGSGPAGEGAAINAVKLGKRVAVIEMAPMLGGNCTHLGTIPSKALRNSVKQIITFNTNPMFREIGEPRWFSFPNVLRSAEKVIGKQVKSRTSYYARNRVDIYFGRGSFVDANTIEVIERNGSVERLHTEKVVIATGSHPYRPADIDFNHSRIYDSDTILKLKHTPRRLIIYGAGVIGCEYASIFSGLGVKVDLIDTRDKLLSFLDTEISDALSYHLRNIGVMVRHDEEYSKVEAFDDGVVMHLRSGKKVKGDALLWANGRSGNTQGLGLENIGLEANSRGQLEVDQNYRTKVESVYAAGDVIGWPSLASAAFDQGRSASGNASSEDEWRFVDDVPTGIYTIPEISSLGKTEKELTDAKIPYEVGRAYFSAMARAQISNEPVGMLKILFHVETLEILGIHCFGDQASEIIHIGQAIMNQPGEGNTLRYFVNTTFNYPTMAETYRVAALDGLNRLF, encoded by the coding sequence ATGGGTGTTAAGAATTACGACGTAGTGGTATTGGGGTCAGGGCCAGCGGGTGAGGGGGCTGCAATCAATGCAGTCAAGCTTGGCAAGCGGGTGGCAGTAATAGAGATGGCTCCTATGTTGGGGGGCAACTGTACCCATCTGGGCACTATCCCCTCGAAGGCCTTGCGTAACTCGGTCAAGCAGATCATCACCTTCAACACCAACCCCATGTTCCGGGAGATTGGTGAACCCCGTTGGTTCAGCTTCCCCAACGTCTTGCGCAGCGCCGAGAAGGTGATCGGAAAGCAGGTCAAATCACGCACCAGCTACTATGCCCGTAATCGGGTTGACATCTATTTCGGGCGCGGCAGTTTCGTCGATGCCAATACCATCGAAGTGATCGAGCGCAACGGCAGTGTCGAGCGGCTGCACACCGAAAAAGTGGTGATTGCTACCGGGTCTCATCCTTACCGACCCGCTGATATCGACTTTAACCACAGCCGTATCTACGACAGCGATACTATTCTTAAGCTCAAGCACACTCCCCGCCGACTGATAATCTATGGGGCCGGGGTCATTGGCTGTGAGTACGCCTCTATTTTCAGCGGCCTCGGGGTCAAGGTTGACCTCATCGACACCCGCGATAAGCTGCTCTCATTCCTCGATACAGAGATCTCCGATGCACTGAGCTACCACCTTCGTAATATTGGTGTAATGGTGCGCCACGACGAAGAGTACAGCAAAGTGGAGGCCTTTGATGACGGCGTGGTGATGCACCTGCGTTCGGGCAAGAAGGTCAAAGGGGATGCCTTGCTATGGGCCAATGGCCGCTCCGGTAATACCCAGGGGCTGGGGCTTGAAAACATCGGCCTTGAAGCCAACTCTCGCGGCCAGCTTGAGGTGGACCAGAACTACAGAACCAAGGTCGAGTCGGTCTATGCGGCCGGTGATGTCATCGGCTGGCCAAGCCTGGCAAGCGCTGCCTTTGACCAGGGTCGCTCTGCGTCGGGCAACGCCAGCAGCGAAGATGAGTGGCGGTTTGTTGATGATGTGCCCACCGGTATCTATACGATTCCTGAAATCAGCTCTTTGGGTAAAACCGAAAAGGAGCTCACCGATGCCAAGATTCCCTATGAGGTAGGGCGGGCTTACTTCAGCGCCATGGCAAGGGCACAAATCTCCAACGAGCCGGTGGGCATGTTGAAAATCCTTTTCCACGTTGAGACGCTGGAGATCCTCGGCATTCACTGCTTTGGGGATCAGGCCTCAGAGATTATCCATATCGGGCAAGCCATCATGAACCAGCCGGGGGAGGGCAACACCCTGCGCTATTTCGTGAATACCACTTTCAACTACCCGACGATGGCAGAGACCTATCGGGTAGCCGCCCTGGATGGACTCAACCG